The following proteins are co-located in the Sphingomonas panacis genome:
- the tolR gene encoding protein TolR, whose translation MSMNLPSQRGRGRRAPMAEINVTPLVDVMLVLLIIFMVTAPLMTAGVPVDLPDSRAKPLDQQQQPVEISIERDGTLHVGKDEISDDMLPDVLAQVAQKGEDGKPPQVFLRADKGLDYGKVMRVMGELNRAGLNRVALLTVGKDDQ comes from the coding sequence GTGTCGATGAACCTTCCCTCGCAGCGCGGCCGCGGCCGGCGCGCGCCGATGGCGGAGATCAACGTCACGCCGCTGGTCGACGTGATGCTGGTGCTGCTCATCATCTTCATGGTGACGGCGCCGCTGATGACGGCGGGCGTGCCGGTCGATCTGCCCGACAGCCGCGCCAAACCGCTCGACCAGCAGCAACAGCCGGTCGAAATCTCGATCGAGCGCGACGGCACGCTGCATGTCGGCAAGGACGAGATCAGCGACGACATGCTGCCCGATGTGCTCGCGCAGGTCGCGCAGAAGGGCGAAGATGGCAAGCCGCCGCAGGTGTTCCTGCGCGCCGACAAGGGGCTCGATTACGGCAAGGTGATGCGCGTGATGGGCGAGCTCAACCGCGCCGGGCTCAACCGGGTCGCGCTGCTGACGGTCGGCAAGGACGACCAGTGA
- a CDS encoding YbgC/FadM family acyl-CoA thioesterase: MSHCATDLPSEGRIVGHEHHLPVRVYFEDTDLSGMVYHANYLKFMERGRSDMLRVLGIDQQGAHAAGEGNYAVTALAIRYRAPARLGDALIVTTGLDRLGAASLSIQQRVMRDTVLLAEADVTVAFVAPSGRARRQPAAWIEAFGQFLPARAAATDVNQGESPK, translated from the coding sequence ATGTCGCACTGCGCCACAGACTTGCCGAGCGAAGGGCGTATCGTCGGGCACGAGCATCATCTGCCGGTACGCGTGTATTTCGAGGATACCGACCTGTCGGGCATGGTCTATCACGCCAATTACCTGAAATTCATGGAGCGGGGCCGGTCGGACATGCTGCGCGTGCTCGGCATCGACCAGCAGGGCGCGCATGCGGCGGGCGAGGGCAATTATGCGGTGACGGCGCTGGCGATTCGCTACCGTGCGCCCGCGCGGCTCGGCGATGCGTTGATCGTCACGACCGGGCTGGACCGGCTGGGCGCCGCATCGCTGTCCATTCAGCAACGAGTCATGCGCGACACCGTTTTACTGGCCGAGGCCGACGTGACGGTCGCGTTCGTCGCGCCCTCGGGCCGGGCGCGGCGCCAGCCGGCGGCGTGGATCGAGGCGTTCGGGCAATTTCTGCCCGCGCGCGCAGCGGCAACAGATGTGAATCAGGGGGAAAGTCCCAAGTGA
- a CDS encoding secondary thiamine-phosphate synthase enzyme YjbQ codes for MLRQSATEFVVATPGQGLHDCTAAVARWVADTGIETGLLTLLLRHTSASLLVQENAAPAAARDIERYFARIAPESGAYEHDDEGPDDMPAHLRAALTATSLSIPVMGGRMALGTWQGIYVFEHRHAPHRRRIAAHLIGDDA; via the coding sequence ATGCTCCGCCAGTCCGCCACCGAGTTCGTCGTCGCCACGCCCGGCCAGGGCCTGCACGATTGCACCGCCGCCGTCGCCCGCTGGGTCGCGGATACAGGTATCGAAACCGGGCTGCTGACGCTGCTGCTGCGCCACACCTCGGCTTCGCTGCTGGTTCAGGAAAACGCCGCCCCCGCCGCCGCGCGCGACATCGAACGCTATTTCGCGCGGATCGCGCCCGAGAGCGGTGCGTACGAACACGACGACGAAGGCCCCGACGACATGCCAGCGCACCTGCGCGCCGCGCTCACCGCGACCAGCCTGTCGATCCCGGTGATGGGCGGGCGGATGGCGCTCGGCACGTGGCAGGGCATCTACGTCTTCGAACACCGCCACGCGCCCCACCGCCGGCGAATCGCCGCGCATCTGATCGGAGACGATGCATGA
- a CDS encoding GIY-YIG nuclease family protein, producing the protein MASKPHGMLYIGVTAHLAARVDQHRRDVGSAYCRGYGIKTLVYAERFDTIQEAISREKALKAWKRAWKDQLIDSANPEWRDLYDTLA; encoded by the coding sequence ATGGCGAGCAAGCCGCATGGCATGCTTTATATCGGCGTGACCGCACATCTTGCCGCGCGCGTCGATCAGCATCGGCGTGACGTCGGATCGGCATATTGCCGAGGCTACGGTATCAAGACTTTGGTGTACGCTGAACGCTTCGATACGATCCAAGAGGCGATCAGCCGCGAGAAGGCGCTCAAGGCCTGGAAGCGGGCGTGGAAGGATCAATTGATCGACAGCGCCAATCCCGAATGGCGCGACCTCTACGACACGCTCGCCTAG
- a CDS encoding ABC transporter permease/substrate-binding protein, with protein sequence MSAFLDAMQRVPPLLAQHLVLAFSALLLGIVISLPLAILSARRPGVARFALGFASLIQTIPTLALLALFYPLLLSLSALVGGGIPALGFLPSLLALTLYGLLPILRNAVTGLLGIDPAVIEAADGVGMTAWQKLRLVEAPLVAPVVMAGIRTAAVWTIGAATLSTTVGQASLGDMIFAGLQTQNWALVLAGCFSAAALALAVDALLGVVERGIARRRRGAVWGALAALAIGAGVALAPMWPSGETRVVIGAKGFSEQYILARVIGHRLEAAGYRVAYREGLGSGIALGALSGGDIDVYVDYTGTIWADTMKRTDVPPRAAIFAGVRDWAASTRGVTVLGGLGFENAYAFAMRGDDAARRGVKTIADLVPIAPKLRLATDIEFLDRPEWAAVKRAYGLEFGSAHPYQPTFMYRALESGAADVIPAFSSDGRIAADKLTVLGDPKGAIPGYDAILLLSPKHAKDVRFQAVLKPLIGRISVETMREANYLVDRDADKKSPEQAARWLEKRVGL encoded by the coding sequence ATGAGCGCCTTCCTCGATGCGATGCAGCGCGTGCCGCCGTTGCTGGCGCAGCATCTGGTGCTGGCGTTCTCGGCGTTGCTGCTGGGAATCGTCATCAGCCTGCCGCTGGCGATCCTTTCGGCGCGGCGGCCGGGGGTGGCGCGCTTCGCGCTCGGGTTCGCGAGCCTGATCCAGACGATCCCGACGCTGGCGCTGCTCGCGTTGTTCTATCCGCTGCTGCTGTCGCTGTCGGCCTTGGTCGGCGGCGGGATTCCCGCGCTGGGCTTCCTGCCCTCGCTGCTCGCGCTGACGCTGTACGGACTGTTGCCGATCCTGCGCAACGCCGTGACTGGCCTGCTCGGGATCGATCCGGCGGTGATCGAGGCGGCGGACGGGGTGGGGATGACCGCGTGGCAGAAGCTGCGGCTGGTCGAGGCGCCTTTGGTCGCGCCGGTGGTGATGGCGGGCATCCGCACCGCCGCGGTGTGGACGATCGGCGCGGCGACGCTCTCCACCACGGTCGGGCAGGCGAGCCTTGGCGACATGATCTTCGCTGGCCTCCAGACTCAGAACTGGGCGCTGGTGCTGGCCGGGTGCTTCAGCGCGGCGGCGCTGGCGCTGGCGGTGGATGCGCTGCTCGGGGTGGTCGAGCGTGGCATCGCCCGGCGGCGGCGCGGCGCGGTGTGGGGTGCGCTCGCGGCGTTGGCGATCGGCGCGGGAGTGGCGCTCGCGCCGATGTGGCCGAGCGGGGAGACTCGCGTCGTGATCGGCGCGAAGGGGTTCTCCGAGCAATATATCCTCGCGCGCGTGATTGGGCATCGGCTGGAGGCGGCCGGCTACCGTGTCGCCTATCGCGAGGGGCTGGGGTCGGGGATCGCGCTCGGCGCGCTCTCGGGCGGGGATATCGACGTCTATGTCGATTATACCGGCACGATCTGGGCGGATACGATGAAGCGCACCGACGTGCCGCCGCGCGCCGCGATCTTCGCAGGGGTGCGCGACTGGGCGGCAAGCACGCGCGGCGTGACGGTGCTCGGCGGGCTCGGGTTCGAGAACGCCTATGCGTTCGCGATGCGCGGGGATGATGCCGCGCGGCGCGGGGTGAAGACGATCGCCGATCTCGTCCCGATCGCGCCGAAGCTGCGGCTGGCGACCGACATCGAGTTTCTCGACCGGCCCGAATGGGCGGCGGTGAAGCGGGCCTATGGCTTGGAGTTCGGATCGGCGCACCCGTATCAGCCGACTTTCATGTACCGCGCGCTGGAAAGCGGCGCCGCCGATGTGATCCCGGCGTTTTCGTCGGACGGGCGGATCGCGGCGGACAAATTGACGGTATTGGGCGATCCCAAGGGGGCGATCCCGGGCTATGACGCGATCCTGCTGCTGTCGCCCAAACATGCGAAGGACGTGCGGTTTCAGGCGGTGCTGAAGCCGCTGATCGGTCGGATTTCGGTCGAGACGATGCGCGAGGCGAATTATCTGGTCGATCGCGATGCCGACAAGAAATCGCCCGAGCAGGCGGCGCGGTGGCTTGAGAAACGGGTGGGACTCTAA
- the ubiG gene encoding bifunctional 2-polyprenyl-6-hydroxyphenol methylase/3-demethylubiquinol 3-O-methyltransferase UbiG, with amino-acid sequence MTTTTIDPQEAAHFGTLAADWWNPKGSSAMLHRLNPPRLRYLREQIDAHWDIDPAGFTPLAGKRALDVGCGAGLLCEPLARLGADVTGLDAAPENIGVARAHAALSGLTIDYRAGSVEDLGGERFDLVTSMEVIEHVTDPAAFITGLTGALAEGGLMVLSTPNRTLASRIAMITLGEGSGRIPKGTHDWDKFLKPDALEALLADAGMRVIDRRGLSFSPAKGFVLSDDLSLDYFLTAVRR; translated from the coding sequence ATGACCACCACCACGATCGACCCGCAGGAAGCGGCGCATTTCGGCACGCTCGCCGCCGACTGGTGGAACCCGAAGGGCAGCTCGGCGATGCTGCACCGGCTCAACCCGCCACGCCTGCGCTATCTGCGCGAACAGATCGACGCGCATTGGGATATCGATCCCGCTGGCTTCACCCCGCTCGCCGGCAAGCGCGCGCTCGATGTCGGCTGCGGCGCCGGTCTGTTGTGCGAGCCGCTCGCCCGGCTCGGCGCGGATGTGACCGGGCTCGACGCCGCGCCCGAGAATATCGGCGTCGCGCGCGCCCATGCCGCGCTGTCGGGCCTCACGATCGACTATCGCGCCGGCAGCGTCGAAGACCTCGGCGGCGAGCGCTTCGATCTCGTCACCAGCATGGAGGTGATCGAACACGTCACCGATCCCGCCGCGTTCATCACCGGCCTCACGGGGGCGCTGGCGGAAGGCGGGCTGATGGTCCTCTCCACCCCCAACCGCACGCTCGCCTCGCGGATCGCGATGATCACGCTCGGCGAAGGCTCGGGGCGAATCCCCAAGGGCACGCACGACTGGGACAAGTTCCTCAAGCCCGACGCGCTCGAAGCGCTGCTCGCCGACGCCGGCATGCGCGTGATCGACCGGCGCGGGCTGAGCTTCTCCCCCGCCAAGGGCTTCGTCCTCTCCGACGACCTGAGCCTAGACTATTTCCTGACGGCGGTTCGCCGATAA
- a CDS encoding NAD(P)H-dependent flavin oxidoreductase: MTSGAARLTQLMARGAEFLGSEVAILCGAMSWVSERNLVAAMSNAGGFGLIACGAMTPELLDAEIAGTKALTSKPFGVNLITMHPQLMDLIAVCTRHDVTHVVLAGGLPPAGSIEAIKAGGAKLICFAPALSLAKKLIRSGVDALVVEGMEAGGHIGPVSTSVLAQEILPEVADKVPVFVAGGIGRGEAIAAYLEMGAAGVQLGTRFVCATESIAHANFKKAFLRASARDAVASVQIDPRLPVIPVRALKNAGAELFTAKQREVAASLDEGKVAMAEAQLQIEHYWAGALRRAVIDGDIEHGSVMAGQSVGMVTKEEPVAEIIATLMREAEVALAKRG, translated from the coding sequence ATGACCAGCGGCGCGGCGCGCCTCACCCAGCTCATGGCGCGCGGCGCCGAATTCCTCGGCAGCGAGGTCGCGATCCTGTGCGGCGCGATGTCGTGGGTGTCGGAGCGCAATCTCGTCGCGGCGATGTCGAACGCGGGCGGGTTCGGGCTGATCGCATGCGGCGCGATGACCCCCGAGTTGCTCGATGCCGAGATTGCCGGCACCAAGGCGCTGACGAGCAAGCCGTTCGGCGTCAACCTCATCACCATGCACCCGCAATTGATGGACCTGATCGCGGTCTGCACGCGCCACGATGTCACGCATGTCGTGCTCGCGGGCGGTTTGCCGCCGGCGGGGAGCATCGAGGCGATCAAGGCGGGCGGCGCCAAGCTGATCTGCTTCGCGCCCGCGCTCAGCCTCGCCAAGAAGCTGATCCGCAGCGGCGTCGATGCGCTCGTCGTCGAGGGTATGGAAGCGGGCGGGCATATCGGCCCGGTCTCGACCAGCGTGCTCGCGCAGGAGATTCTGCCCGAGGTCGCCGACAAGGTGCCGGTGTTCGTCGCCGGGGGAATCGGCCGCGGCGAGGCGATCGCGGCGTATCTGGAGATGGGCGCGGCGGGCGTGCAGCTCGGCACGCGCTTCGTCTGCGCGACCGAATCGATCGCGCACGCCAATTTCAAGAAGGCGTTCCTGCGCGCCTCGGCGCGCGACGCGGTGGCGAGCGTGCAGATCGACCCGCGCCTGCCGGTGATCCCGGTGCGTGCGCTGAAGAACGCCGGCGCGGAACTGTTCACCGCCAAGCAGCGCGAGGTTGCGGCGTCGCTCGACGAGGGCAAGGTCGCGATGGCCGAGGCGCAGTTGCAGATCGAGCATTACTGGGCGGGCGCACTTCGCCGCGCGGTGATCGATGGCGATATCGAGCATGGCAGCGTGATGGCCGGCCAGTCGGTCGGCATGGTGACGAAGGAAGAGCCGGTCGCGGAGATCATCGCGACGTTGATGCGCGAGGCCGAAGTGGCGCTGGCGAAGCGGGGCTGA
- the tolQ gene encoding protein TolQ: MNLFFNTDATSLSPVALFIQADWIVKIVMLGLLLASIWTWAIIIGFLMRLGKIRKGVKRFERDFWKAEDIDAFYRIEGENPLPTARVFSAGVKEWRRSTVGGTIDRDGTRERLATAMGAAVAGEIDELSDGLNVLATVGSVAPFVGLFGTVWGIMHSFTEIAAKQNSSLAAVGPGIAEALFATAIGLFAAIPAVIAYNRFSHGINRIEARLNRFADGFHATLSRQLEAEGTR; the protein is encoded by the coding sequence GTGAACCTGTTCTTCAACACCGACGCGACCAGCCTGTCGCCGGTCGCGCTCTTCATTCAGGCCGACTGGATCGTGAAGATCGTGATGCTGGGGCTATTGCTCGCGAGCATCTGGACCTGGGCGATCATCATCGGTTTCCTGATGCGGCTCGGCAAGATCCGCAAAGGCGTGAAGCGTTTCGAGCGCGATTTCTGGAAGGCCGAGGATATCGACGCTTTCTACCGGATCGAAGGCGAGAACCCGCTGCCGACCGCGCGCGTGTTCTCGGCCGGCGTGAAGGAGTGGCGCCGCTCGACGGTGGGTGGCACGATCGACCGCGACGGCACGCGCGAGCGGCTGGCGACGGCGATGGGCGCTGCTGTCGCCGGTGAGATCGACGAGCTTTCGGACGGGTTGAACGTGCTGGCGACGGTGGGTTCGGTCGCGCCGTTCGTCGGGCTGTTCGGCACCGTCTGGGGCATCATGCACAGCTTCACCGAGATTGCCGCCAAGCAGAATTCGTCGCTCGCGGCGGTCGGCCCCGGCATCGCCGAGGCGCTGTTCGCCACCGCGATCGGGCTGTTCGCGGCGATTCCGGCGGTGATCGCGTACAACCGTTTCAGCCACGGCATCAACCGAATCGAGGCGCGGCTCAACCGCTTCGCCGACGGCTTCCATGCGACGCTCAGCCGTCAGCTCGAAGCCGAGGGGACGCGCTGA
- a CDS encoding aspartate kinase: MARIVMKFGGTSMAGMERIRSVAARVKREVAAGNQVAVVVSAMAGETDRLVGFCREASSLYDPKEYDVVVSAGEQVTSGLLAIALQAAGVPARSWLGWQLPIHTSDAHASARIGAIDTEALDASLARGEVAVIPGFQGVTDDQRITTLGRGGSDTSAVAVAAAMKADRCDIYTDVDGVYTTDPRIVPRARKLKRVTYEEMLELASVGAKVLQTRSVGLAMKEQVRVQVLSSFTGEDAPMADTLPGTMIVGEEEIDDVERQLITGIAHDKNEAKITLTAVPDTPGAVAAIFEPLAGANINVDMIIQNIAHNAGSTDVTFTVPQADLARSIEALNQARGKIGFAELVHDTRVAKISVVGVGMRSHAGVASTMFTTLGARGINIQAISTSEIKVSVLIHEDETELAVRVLHTAYGLDAEDVAA, translated from the coding sequence ATGGCGCGCATCGTGATGAAATTCGGCGGCACCTCGATGGCCGGGATGGAACGCATCCGGAGCGTGGCGGCGCGGGTCAAACGCGAGGTCGCGGCGGGCAACCAGGTCGCAGTGGTGGTCTCGGCGATGGCGGGCGAAACCGACCGGCTGGTCGGCTTCTGCCGCGAAGCCTCGTCGCTGTACGACCCTAAGGAATATGACGTCGTCGTCTCGGCAGGCGAGCAGGTGACGAGCGGGCTGCTCGCGATCGCGCTTCAGGCGGCGGGGGTGCCGGCGCGGAGCTGGCTCGGCTGGCAATTGCCGATCCACACCTCGGACGCGCACGCATCGGCGCGGATCGGCGCGATCGACACCGAGGCGCTCGACGCAAGTCTGGCGCGCGGCGAGGTCGCGGTGATTCCCGGTTTCCAGGGCGTGACCGACGACCAGCGCATCACCACGCTCGGGCGCGGCGGATCGGACACGTCGGCGGTCGCCGTGGCGGCGGCGATGAAGGCGGATCGCTGCGATATCTATACGGACGTGGACGGGGTCTACACCACCGATCCGCGCATCGTACCGCGCGCGCGGAAGTTGAAGCGTGTGACCTATGAGGAAATGCTCGAACTCGCCAGCGTCGGCGCCAAGGTGTTGCAGACGCGCTCGGTGGGTCTGGCGATGAAGGAACAGGTCCGCGTGCAGGTGCTGTCGTCGTTCACCGGCGAAGACGCACCGATGGCCGATACACTGCCCGGCACGATGATCGTCGGGGAAGAGGAGATAGACGACGTGGAACGCCAGCTCATCACCGGCATCGCGCACGACAAGAACGAAGCCAAGATCACGCTGACGGCGGTGCCCGACACCCCCGGCGCGGTCGCGGCGATCTTCGAGCCGCTCGCGGGTGCCAACATCAACGTCGACATGATCATCCAGAACATCGCGCATAACGCGGGGTCCACCGACGTGACCTTCACCGTGCCGCAGGCCGATCTGGCGCGCTCGATCGAGGCGCTCAACCAGGCGCGCGGCAAGATCGGCTTCGCCGAGCTGGTGCATGACACGCGCGTCGCCAAGATCTCGGTGGTGGGCGTGGGGATGCGCAGCCACGCCGGCGTGGCGAGCACGATGTTCACGACGCTGGGCGCGCGGGGGATCAACATTCAGGCGATCTCGACGAGCGAAATCAAGGTCAGCGTGCTGATCCACGAGGATGAGACCGAACTGGCGGTGCGCGTGCTGCACACGGCTTACGGGCTGGACGCGGAGGATGTCGCGGCCTGA
- a CDS encoding ATP-binding cassette domain-containing protein: MPVSRVSGPSVAFDRVSKRYPGGAVAVDDVSVEIAGGSFVALVGASGSGKSTLLKMVNRLIVPSAGGIRIGDADVAAGDAHLLRRRIGYVFQNIGLFPHLNVGENIAIGLRLTGGKDRAGRAADLLDLVDLPRDFASRMPDALSGGQRQRVGVARALALEPGLMLMDEPFGALDPVTRDQLGTAIRALHDRLGLTTIMVTHDMAEALILADRVLVMAGGRIVADATPQALLKGEGGAEADALVAVPREQARRLREIGGGA, translated from the coding sequence ATGCCAGTGTCCCGCGTTTCCGGCCCATCGGTGGCGTTCGATCGCGTTTCGAAGCGCTATCCGGGCGGCGCTGTCGCGGTCGATGATGTCTCGGTCGAGATCGCCGGCGGCAGCTTCGTCGCGCTGGTCGGGGCGTCGGGATCGGGCAAGTCGACCCTGCTCAAGATGGTCAACCGGCTGATCGTGCCGAGCGCGGGCGGTATCCGCATTGGCGACGCGGACGTCGCGGCGGGGGACGCGCATCTGTTGCGGCGGCGGATCGGCTACGTGTTCCAGAATATCGGCCTGTTCCCGCATCTGAACGTGGGCGAGAATATCGCGATCGGGCTGCGGCTGACCGGCGGCAAGGATCGCGCCGGGCGCGCGGCGGACCTGCTCGATCTGGTCGATCTGCCGCGCGATTTCGCCAGCCGTATGCCCGATGCGCTCTCGGGCGGGCAGCGCCAGCGCGTCGGCGTTGCGCGCGCGCTCGCGCTCGAACCGGGGCTAATGCTGATGGACGAGCCGTTCGGTGCGCTCGATCCGGTGACGCGCGACCAACTCGGCACCGCGATTCGCGCGCTGCACGACCGGCTCGGCCTCACCACGATCATGGTGACTCACGATATGGCCGAGGCGCTGATCCTCGCCGATCGCGTGCTGGTGATGGCGGGCGGGAGGATCGTCGCCGACGCCACACCGCAGGCGCTGCTCAAGGGTGAGGGCGGGGCGGAGGCCGACGCGCTGGTCGCGGTGCCGCGCGAACAGGCGCGGCGGTTGCGCGAGATTGGCGGCGGGGCATGA
- a CDS encoding SDR family oxidoreductase, which translates to MAKSIFITGGGSGIGRATAILFAGRGWRIGLADIDEGGLAATRALLPSGMAETHVMDVRDRAGWAAALDTFTAPSAGQLDVLFNNAGIATGGPLTATSFDAIDRTIAINLTGVLNGARIGYAYLARTPGACLLNTASASAIYGSAGLATYSATKFAVRGLTEALDAEWARDGIRVRAIVPAFVETPLLDGAIDGSNRTIRETVRAAGLELTSVEAVARAAWAAVHGTRVHTYVGRTAHIMAFAARFAPAMLRKRMRRG; encoded by the coding sequence ATGGCCAAATCGATCTTCATCACCGGCGGCGGCTCCGGCATCGGCCGCGCGACCGCGATCCTGTTCGCCGGGCGCGGCTGGCGGATCGGGCTGGCCGACATCGACGAAGGCGGCCTCGCCGCGACGCGCGCGCTGCTACCGTCCGGCATGGCCGAGACCCATGTCATGGACGTGCGCGACCGTGCCGGCTGGGCCGCCGCACTCGACACCTTCACCGCGCCGTCCGCCGGCCAGCTCGACGTGCTGTTCAACAACGCCGGCATCGCCACCGGCGGCCCCCTCACCGCGACCAGCTTCGATGCGATCGACCGCACGATCGCGATCAATCTCACCGGCGTGCTCAACGGCGCAAGGATCGGCTACGCCTATCTCGCCCGCACGCCCGGCGCATGCCTGCTCAACACCGCCTCCGCTTCGGCGATCTACGGCAGCGCCGGACTCGCCACCTATTCGGCGACCAAATTCGCGGTACGCGGGTTGACCGAGGCGCTCGATGCCGAATGGGCGCGCGACGGCATCCGGGTCCGCGCGATCGTCCCCGCCTTCGTCGAAACCCCGCTGCTCGACGGCGCGATCGATGGCAGCAACCGCACCATCCGCGAGACGGTCCGCGCCGCGGGACTCGAACTCACGTCGGTCGAAGCGGTCGCGCGGGCAGCTTGGGCCGCCGTCCACGGCACGCGCGTCCACACCTATGTCGGGCGAACCGCGCACATCATGGCGTTCGCCGCGCGGTTCGCGCCGGCAATGCTGCGCAAGCGCATGCGGCGGGGGTAA